The Peribacillus sp. FSL P2-0133 genome has a segment encoding these proteins:
- a CDS encoding GNAT family N-acetyltransferase: protein MEVSIKKTKLNEVEDLLAIQKEVFAEDYALYEDHDSTPVNETEAKLIENIERFFHYTILSGNAIIGAIDIRPLDENRLRLSKLFLRNEFQNKGLGSKIIKLMESEFPLIKDWSLYTPYLNKRNHHFYEKLGYIKIGEVQVTEKLQLFKYEKKL, encoded by the coding sequence GTGGAAGTCAGTATTAAAAAGACTAAATTGAATGAAGTCGAAGATTTATTAGCTATACAAAAAGAAGTTTTTGCAGAAGATTATGCCTTATATGAAGACCACGATTCAACCCCTGTAAATGAAACGGAAGCAAAATTAATCGAAAACATTGAGCGTTTTTTTCATTACACTATATTGTCGGGCAATGCTATTATTGGAGCAATAGATATTCGGCCTTTGGATGAAAACCGATTAAGATTAAGTAAATTATTCTTAAGAAATGAATTTCAAAATAAAGGACTTGGAAGTAAGATAATCAAGTTAATGGAGTCCGAATTTCCATTGATAAAAGATTGGAGCTTATATACTCCTTATTTAAACAAAAGAAATCACCATTTTTATGAAAAGCTAGGTTATATAAAAATAGGTGAAGTACAAGTTACTGAAAAACTCCAGTTATTTAAATATGAAAAAAAATTATAA
- a CDS encoding helix-turn-helix domain-containing protein — MESSIRKSRLKDSSDLQLTHPLLCDRIAKIEGSKNEFERFQAPVLTLNKEEEEDIFDKLIHLFDGVVVEGEIQEVKEEEPIDQLKRWIANTGELRVNELARLIGLGNNKVHAMMVELVNEGYLKKEGRSYAINVNDEELDKWRDKE, encoded by the coding sequence ATGGAAAGTTCCATAAGGAAAAGCCGCCTTAAAGACAGCTCCGATCTTCAGCTAACGCACCCGTTACTTTGTGACCGTATCGCTAAGATTGAGGGCAGTAAGAATGAGTTTGAACGATTCCAAGCCCCAGTATTAACACTGAATAAGGAAGAGGAGGAGGATATCTTTGATAAGCTTATTCATCTGTTTGACGGGGTTGTTGTGGAGGGTGAAATTCAAGAGGTCAAAGAAGAAGAACCAATTGACCAGCTGAAACGCTGGATCGCAAACACTGGTGAGCTCCGAGTAAATGAGTTAGCAAGATTGATAGGTTTAGGGAATAATAAGGTTCATGCCATGATGGTGGAATTAGTAAATGAAGGGTATTTGAAGAAGGAAGGCAGAAGTTATGCCATTAACGTGAATGATGAAGAATTGGATAAATGGAGGGATAAGGAATGA
- a CDS encoding amino acid permease, whose product MQENLNKKIGGSASEHYDSDAAQLASLGYESEFRRDMSPWANFSLGFTYLSPVVGVYSLFAYALAQGGPPMIWSFFIVGLGQLLVALVFSEIVAQYPVAGGVYPWARRLWGRKWAWMTGWVYLMALLVTIASVAYGAGPYLAQVLGFEVSVDSAILCAVVLLALSTIINFLGTKVLAAAAVIGFAAELIGALVVGFWLLITQRVHGLDVLFDSFGAQGSHSYMYAFAAAGLIGIFQYYGFEACGDVAEEVPNPGVLIPKAMRRTIYIGGAAATFVCLALVLSVADIPAVIAGKDVTPVDTLLNDAFGAVGAKIVLGIVLISFLSCVMSLQAAASRLAYSYGRDDMIVGSRLLKKFSAARHIPPYALLLAAIVPALIVLGSKVSTDALTKVISFAAFGIYLGFQMVVFAALRARLKGWKPSGKYQLGKWGLPVNIGALVYGIIAMINMCWPRTPDAPWYDNYIVLVSGVIVVGIGLLYMMIHRSYGHSNVPYNVAIPKKYISHKNKRNDMSM is encoded by the coding sequence ATGCAAGAAAATCTGAATAAAAAAATTGGAGGTTCTGCGTCAGAACATTATGATAGTGATGCTGCACAACTGGCATCGCTTGGATATGAATCTGAATTTCGCCGCGACATGAGTCCGTGGGCAAACTTTTCGCTAGGGTTCACTTATCTTTCACCTGTAGTAGGTGTGTACTCACTATTTGCATACGCACTTGCGCAAGGTGGCCCACCTATGATTTGGAGTTTTTTCATCGTTGGACTCGGACAATTACTAGTCGCACTTGTCTTCAGTGAGATTGTTGCGCAATACCCTGTTGCAGGAGGAGTTTATCCTTGGGCACGAAGACTATGGGGGCGCAAGTGGGCGTGGATGACTGGCTGGGTTTACTTAATGGCCTTGCTTGTGACGATTGCCAGTGTCGCGTACGGAGCTGGACCTTATCTAGCACAAGTTTTGGGTTTTGAAGTATCGGTGGACTCCGCGATTCTTTGTGCAGTAGTCCTTCTTGCACTATCGACTATCATCAATTTTCTTGGCACAAAGGTTCTCGCAGCTGCAGCAGTTATTGGTTTTGCTGCTGAACTTATCGGTGCGCTTGTAGTTGGATTTTGGTTGCTTATCACACAAAGGGTGCACGGTCTTGATGTGCTCTTTGATTCTTTTGGTGCTCAAGGTAGTCATAGCTACATGTATGCATTTGCAGCAGCTGGATTAATTGGAATTTTTCAATATTATGGGTTCGAAGCTTGTGGTGATGTTGCTGAAGAAGTACCGAATCCAGGTGTTCTTATCCCAAAGGCAATGCGTCGGACCATTTACATTGGCGGTGCTGCAGCAACTTTTGTTTGCCTTGCTTTAGTACTATCAGTTGCTGATATCCCAGCAGTTATCGCTGGTAAGGACGTAACGCCTGTTGATACCTTACTAAACGATGCATTTGGTGCTGTTGGCGCGAAGATTGTACTGGGTATTGTGTTGATTTCTTTCCTTTCATGTGTAATGAGTTTACAAGCGGCAGCAAGCAGACTTGCCTATTCGTATGGCCGTGATGACATGATTGTAGGAAGCCGATTGTTAAAGAAATTTTCGGCTGCTCGTCACATTCCACCTTATGCGCTGCTTCTTGCCGCAATTGTCCCAGCCCTCATTGTGCTTGGATCAAAAGTGTCTACAGATGCGCTCACAAAGGTAATCAGTTTTGCGGCATTTGGCATTTATCTTGGATTCCAAATGGTTGTCTTTGCTGCACTTCGAGCTAGACTAAAAGGATGGAAGCCAAGTGGTAAGTATCAATTGGGCAAGTGGGGACTGCCCGTCAATATTGGTGCGCTTGTCTACGGAATCATCGCAATGATCAACATGTGTTGGCCAAGAACGCCAGATGCACCTTGGTATGATAACTATATCGTGCTCGTTTCAGGAGTCATAGTTGTAGGTATTGGTTTACTGTATATGATGATTCATCGTAGCTACGGACATAGCAATGTGCCGTATAATGTTGCGATACCGAAAAAATATATCTCTCATAAAAACAAGCGCAATGACATGTCAATGTAG
- a CDS encoding IS110 family transposase — MNPVVGLDVAKGESQVQAFLDQSKPYGKSFSMKHIKEELDHFLEFLKEIEEVTGQMPMVILESTGHYHSPVIQYLEEQGIPYILLNPIISYQAKKSSLRKVKTDAIDAYQLCVLYYKEDLEPHKIRGIQLLDLRNLSRQQEIVTNMYVEAKLQFHTILDQLFPEYRKVFGDLYSRVSLLMLKEYPTSEAVLAAGESKLAESVIEFCPSRSGQWAWEKAKKIMDSASRNPFQINVYQSHVINLRMYIELLFHYQGHLSELEDRIVALANELEEYKIIQSIPGIGEKIAATIISEIGEIDRFNHPKKLVAFAGVDPSVHSSGKFTATINRITKRGSSRLRHSLYLAVLCGIRSSRNKKLKAFYDKKKSEGKPAKVSIVACMNKLLHWIYALLKRKEAFLDLA; from the coding sequence ATGAATCCAGTTGTTGGTCTGGATGTGGCAAAAGGAGAGAGCCAAGTTCAGGCATTTTTAGATCAATCTAAACCGTATGGGAAGAGCTTTTCAATGAAGCATATCAAAGAGGAGTTAGATCATTTTTTAGAATTTCTAAAAGAAATTGAAGAGGTGACAGGGCAAATGCCTATGGTCATTTTAGAATCTACAGGGCATTACCATTCTCCTGTTATTCAATACCTGGAGGAACAAGGGATTCCATATATCTTACTAAATCCGATTATTTCTTATCAGGCAAAGAAGTCCAGCTTACGGAAGGTGAAAACGGACGCTATCGATGCGTACCAGTTGTGTGTGCTGTATTACAAAGAGGATTTAGAACCTCATAAAATTAGAGGAATTCAGCTATTAGACCTTCGGAATTTGTCCAGACAACAGGAAATCGTAACGAATATGTATGTGGAAGCTAAACTTCAGTTTCACACCATTTTAGATCAACTGTTTCCTGAATACCGGAAGGTTTTTGGGGATCTATATTCAAGGGTTTCTTTATTGATGTTAAAGGAATATCCTACTTCAGAGGCGGTATTAGCAGCCGGGGAAAGTAAACTAGCAGAGAGTGTTATAGAGTTCTGTCCTAGCCGATCGGGTCAATGGGCATGGGAAAAAGCAAAAAAAATAATGGACTCCGCGTCTCGAAATCCATTTCAAATAAACGTGTATCAAAGTCACGTAATCAATCTTCGTATGTATATTGAGTTGCTTTTTCATTACCAGGGACACCTCTCTGAGTTGGAAGATCGTATAGTGGCCCTGGCAAATGAACTGGAAGAATATAAGATCATCCAATCGATTCCCGGTATAGGAGAAAAAATCGCAGCCACGATTATCTCTGAAATTGGTGAAATCGATCGGTTTAATCACCCGAAAAAACTAGTTGCCTTCGCTGGAGTAGATCCAAGTGTTCATTCATCAGGTAAGTTTACGGCAACCATTAATCGTATTACTAAAAGAGGTTCGAGCAGACTACGTCATTCTCTGTATCTTGCCGTACTATGTGGCATAAGAAGTTCAAGGAACAAAAAGCTTAAAGCCTTCTATGATAAGAAAAAATCAGAAGGAAAACCGGCCAAAGTGTCAATCGTTGCCTGTATGAATAAGTTGCTTCATTGGATTTACGCTTTATTAAAGAGAAAAGAAGCATTCCTAGATTTAGCCTGA
- a CDS encoding multicopper oxidase domain-containing protein, protein MKSKLWTFTLLISAAIIGGCSASGSDSDGNAMDNSNMTEEEMADMEGMDHSNMTEEDMANMEGMDMENGDASHTNQLALNNSTGENELALPPLVEPKDGIVDITAQQGTTEIFKGVQTETLGYNGSFLGPVIRINKGEKVTFRTGNEMSEPTTFHWHGVEIPGEGDGGPHQVIQPGKAKDVEFTVNQGAATLWFHPHPVGATAEQVYKGLAGFIYIEDENSKKLRLPDEYGVNDFPVVFQDRQFTEEKQLDYQAVLNKDGTIGDTLLINGTLNPKLTVGKEKVRLRLLNGSNALNYTFKLNTGDSFQQIATDGGLVNEPNEMNEITLTPGERAEIIVDFSKYNAESDIALVNEEDTILLPFKIEGQKTNSIEIPETLNDYVVTEEEKNLPVTKKLELFGMGKMVYINGKQFDMSRIDFTQKQGETEIWEIYNKPDKMGGMTHPFHIHGTQFKIVSIDGKEPPISQQGWKDSIGVEAGQTVKLVVKFNNKGVYMFHCHILEHEENGMMGQVEVI, encoded by the coding sequence ATGAAATCGAAATTATGGACTTTTACATTATTAATAAGTGCAGCCATCATTGGCGGCTGTAGTGCAAGTGGTTCAGATTCTGATGGAAATGCAATGGACAATTCCAACATGACCGAAGAAGAAATGGCCGATATGGAAGGCATGGATCATTCCAACATGACTGAAGAAGATATGGCTAATATGGAAGGTATGGATATGGAAAATGGCGATGCAAGCCATACAAATCAATTAGCATTAAATAACTCTACTGGAGAAAATGAACTTGCACTTCCGCCATTAGTTGAACCAAAGGATGGAATTGTTGATATTACTGCTCAACAAGGAACAACTGAAATATTTAAAGGAGTTCAAACAGAAACATTAGGATATAATGGTTCATTCTTAGGACCGGTTATTCGTATAAATAAAGGTGAAAAAGTAACATTTAGAACAGGGAATGAGATGTCGGAACCAACAACGTTTCACTGGCATGGAGTCGAGATACCTGGAGAAGGCGATGGTGGACCACATCAAGTAATACAACCTGGTAAAGCTAAAGATGTTGAATTTACAGTAAATCAAGGTGCTGCGACATTATGGTTCCATCCACATCCAGTAGGTGCCACTGCAGAACAAGTATATAAAGGTTTAGCAGGTTTCATTTATATAGAAGATGAAAATTCTAAAAAACTTAGGTTACCCGATGAATATGGGGTAAACGATTTTCCAGTAGTATTCCAAGATAGACAATTTACTGAGGAAAAACAATTAGATTACCAAGCTGTTCTTAATAAAGATGGTACAATTGGAGATACATTATTAATTAATGGTACGTTGAATCCAAAACTTACCGTTGGGAAAGAAAAAGTTCGTTTACGTTTATTGAACGGCTCAAATGCGCTTAACTATACTTTTAAATTAAATACAGGAGATTCATTCCAACAAATTGCAACGGATGGTGGTTTGGTGAATGAACCAAATGAGATGAATGAAATTACATTAACTCCAGGTGAAAGAGCAGAAATTATTGTAGATTTTTCAAAATATAATGCAGAAAGTGACATTGCTCTTGTAAATGAAGAGGATACAATTTTATTACCATTCAAAATTGAAGGACAAAAAACAAACTCAATTGAGATTCCGGAAACATTAAATGATTATGTTGTTACAGAAGAGGAAAAAAATCTACCTGTTACGAAAAAACTGGAGCTATTCGGTATGGGAAAAATGGTATATATTAATGGAAAACAATTTGATATGAGCCGTATTGATTTCACGCAAAAACAAGGTGAAACAGAAATTTGGGAAATATATAACAAGCCTGATAAGATGGGTGGTATGACTCATCCATTCCATATTCATGGTACACAATTCAAAATTGTTTCAATCGATGGAAAAGAACCACCAATAAGTCAACAAGGATGGAAGGATTCCATTGGAGTTGAAGCTGGACAAACAGTAAAATTGGTAGTGAAATTCAATAATAAAGGTGTCTATATGTTCCACTGTCATATTCTTGAACATGAAGAAAATGGTATGATGGGTCAAGTTGAAGTTATTTAA
- a CDS encoding APC family permease — MSNMHRKMGTFALIMTGIGSIIGSGWLFGAWKAAQIAGPAAIFSWIIGMVVILFIALSYAELGAMFPEAGGMVKYPQYSHGSFIGFIAAWANWISIASTITVEAIASVQYMSTWPWEWARWSHSLVDNNILTTKGLFIASLLLLFYFFVNYWTVNLFAKANSFITIFKLIVPGVMAGSLFFAGFHGENFTSSQGIAPYGWASVLTAVATSGIVFAFNGFQSPVNMAGEAKSPNKSIPIAVIGSILIAGFIYVILQVVFIGAVDPSMIVNGWSHLNFNSPFADLAIALSLNWLAIVLYVDAFVSPSGTGATYTATTSRMLYGMQKNGYLPNIFGTLHPLYGVPRPAMLLNLGVCFIFLFLFRGWGVLAEVISVATLISYIMGPVALTTLRRTASHFNRPFHLKGASIIAPCGFVFASLTLYWARWPLTGEVVFIIAIGLPIYFYYQAKNKWNGFKKQFLSGVWMLLYLGCMIFISYIGSEKFGGKNILTFGWDMVVIAFLALGFYWWGVKSGIKTEYMAEAEKINKEFINK; from the coding sequence ATGAGTAATATGCATAGAAAAATGGGGACTTTTGCTTTAATTATGACAGGTATTGGTTCTATTATTGGCTCTGGTTGGTTGTTCGGAGCGTGGAAAGCTGCACAGATTGCAGGACCAGCAGCTATTTTTTCTTGGATTATCGGTATGGTTGTAATTTTATTTATTGCATTATCTTACGCAGAGCTTGGGGCAATGTTTCCTGAAGCTGGAGGAATGGTTAAGTATCCTCAATATTCGCATGGCTCTTTTATTGGATTTATAGCTGCGTGGGCGAACTGGATATCTATCGCTTCGACTATTACCGTTGAGGCCATTGCTTCGGTACAATATATGAGTACGTGGCCTTGGGAATGGGCCAGATGGTCTCATTCTTTAGTTGATAACAATATCTTAACGACTAAAGGATTATTCATAGCTTCTTTACTATTATTGTTCTATTTCTTCGTCAACTATTGGACAGTTAACCTTTTTGCTAAGGCAAATTCATTTATTACTATTTTTAAATTAATTGTTCCAGGTGTAATGGCAGGATCCTTATTTTTTGCTGGATTTCATGGTGAAAACTTTACAAGTTCTCAAGGTATCGCACCATATGGTTGGGCAAGCGTTTTAACAGCAGTAGCTACTTCTGGTATCGTGTTTGCGTTTAATGGATTTCAAAGTCCCGTAAATATGGCAGGAGAAGCGAAGTCGCCGAATAAGTCTATACCTATTGCTGTTATTGGGTCTATTCTAATTGCAGGTTTTATATACGTTATTTTACAAGTTGTGTTTATCGGTGCAGTTGATCCGTCTATGATCGTGAACGGATGGAGTCATCTGAATTTCAATTCACCTTTTGCTGATTTGGCAATTGCTCTTAGTCTAAACTGGTTAGCGATTGTATTGTATGTAGATGCGTTTGTATCACCGTCTGGTACAGGAGCTACTTACACAGCTACAACTTCGCGTATGCTTTATGGAATGCAGAAAAATGGGTACTTACCGAATATCTTTGGTACATTACATCCACTTTATGGTGTTCCTCGTCCAGCGATGTTATTAAACTTAGGCGTATGTTTTATCTTTTTATTTTTATTCCGCGGATGGGGCGTACTTGCTGAAGTGATTTCAGTTGCTACACTTATCTCGTACATCATGGGGCCAGTTGCATTGACAACATTAAGACGTACAGCTTCTCATTTTAATCGTCCATTTCACTTAAAAGGCGCTTCTATTATTGCACCTTGTGGATTTGTTTTCGCATCGCTTACTTTATACTGGGCGCGTTGGCCATTAACAGGAGAAGTCGTTTTCATCATTGCCATTGGACTACCTATTTACTTTTATTATCAAGCTAAAAATAAGTGGAATGGATTCAAAAAACAATTTTTATCAGGTGTTTGGATGCTTCTTTACTTAGGTTGTATGATTTTCATTTCTTATATTGGAAGTGAGAAGTTCGGCGGAAAAAATATTCTTACATTTGGTTGGGATATGGTGGTCATCGCATTTTTAGCACTTGGTTTCTATTGGTGGGGAGTCAAGAGCGGGATTAAAACAGAATACATGGCTGAGGCTGAAAAAATTAACAAAGAATTTATCAATAAATAA
- a CDS encoding MepB family protein — protein MNNFFTALTYVNKMIYESNHLTVKSVQEEKQNSKYGAGTFQLSSKTVRFRIANITPTKVGQFVAFWEKDENNKNQPYLYEEAPDLLVITTFKNENEFGQFIFPKEILLKQNILRSTSTKGKMAIRVYPSWDSPSSNQAMKTQKWQLPYFVDMCNPNKLPLEKILELYSF, from the coding sequence ATGAATAATTTTTTTACAGCATTAACTTATGTAAATAAAATGATTTATGAGTCGAATCACTTAACTGTAAAGTCAGTTCAAGAAGAGAAGCAAAATTCTAAGTATGGTGCTGGTACATTTCAATTATCTTCTAAGACAGTTCGATTCAGAATTGCGAATATAACCCCTACCAAAGTAGGGCAGTTTGTTGCATTTTGGGAAAAAGACGAAAATAATAAAAATCAACCCTACTTATATGAGGAAGCCCCTGATTTATTAGTTATAACTACCTTTAAAAATGAAAATGAGTTTGGTCAATTTATTTTCCCAAAAGAAATTCTTTTAAAACAGAACATTCTTAGGTCTACTTCAACAAAGGGCAAAATGGCAATAAGAGTTTATCCTAGCTGGGATAGTCCGAGTAGTAATCAAGCGATGAAAACTCAAAAATGGCAGTTACCCTATTTTGTTGACATGTGTAATCCGAATAAATTACCCTTAGAAAAAATATTAGAACTCTATTCTTTTTAA
- a CDS encoding sigma-70 family RNA polymerase sigma factor, translating to MKIERLVRKAQKGDKNAFEILFQNYKEEIYRTAFIYMRTQEDSLDIVQEVAYKAFKSIKFLKEPKYFKTWLIKIVITCSIDMLRQHNKVFSIKPEHMELITIGEEEDNALSLYLQTLIEEISETEKSVILLKYFHDYTLNDIAITLDMPLGTIKTTLYRALEKLRKRLSKEDIL from the coding sequence ATGAAAATTGAAAGGTTAGTTAGAAAAGCACAAAAGGGTGACAAAAACGCTTTTGAAATATTATTTCAAAACTATAAAGAGGAAATATATCGAACTGCTTTTATTTATATGAGAACTCAAGAAGATTCATTAGATATTGTACAAGAAGTAGCTTATAAAGCTTTTAAATCGATTAAATTCTTAAAAGAACCAAAGTACTTTAAAACATGGTTAATAAAGATTGTTATAACTTGCTCTATTGATATGTTAAGACAGCATAATAAAGTTTTTTCCATTAAACCCGAACACATGGAACTAATAACTATTGGTGAAGAAGAAGATAACGCATTATCTTTGTATTTACAAACTTTGATTGAAGAGATTAGTGAAACTGAAAAAAGTGTTATTCTTTTGAAATATTTCCATGATTACACTTTAAATGATATCGCAATAACATTGGATATGCCTTTAGGTACAATAAAAACCACCTTGTATAGAGCATTAGAAAAGTTAAGAAAAAGATTAAGTAAGGAGGATATCCTATGA